A portion of the Naumovozyma castellii chromosome 2, complete genome genome contains these proteins:
- the RAD3 gene encoding TFIIH/NER complex ATP-dependent 5'-3' DNA helicase subunit RAD3 (ancestral locus Anc_8.237), which yields MKFYIDDLPVLFPYPKIYPEQYHYMCDLKKTLDAGGNSILEMPSGTGKTVSLLSLTIAYQMHYPEHRKIIYCSRTMSEIEKALVELENLMDYRARELGHRENFRGLGLTSRKNLCLHPVVSKERKGTVVDEKCRRMTNGVAKRKLEQDPNADAELCEYHENLYKMEVGDYLPNGVFSFEKLIKYCEERTICPYFVVRRMISMCNIMIYSYHYLLDPKIAERVSNEVSKDSIVIFDEAHNIDNVCIESLSLDLTNDVLRRATKGANALEERIDDVRKVDAQKLQDEYDKLVEGLHTADILPVQEEPFVETPVLSKDLLKEAIPGNIRRAEHFVSFLKRLIEYLKTRMKVLHVISETPKSFLQHLKQLTFIDRKPLRFCSERLSLLVRTLEVTEVEDFTALKDIATFATLISTYEDGFLLIIEPYEIENAAVPNPIMRFTCLDASIAIKPVFERFSSVIITSGTISPLDMYPRMLNFETVLQKSYAMTLAKKSFLPMIVTKGSDQVAISSRFEIRNDPSIVRNYGSMLVEFAKITPDGMVVFFPSYLYMESIVSMWQTMGILDEVWKHKLILVETPDAQETSLALETYRKACSNGRGAILLSVARGKVSEGIDFDHQYGRTVLMIGIPFQYTESRILKARLEFLRENYQIRENDFLSFDAMRHAAQCLGRVLRGKDDYGVMVLADRRFSRKRTQLPKWIAQGLSDADLNLSTDMAISNTKQFLRTMAQPDDPKDQEGVSVWSYDDLMKYQTERKEKQGAHNGVLVDGDQDGDIEMA from the coding sequence ATGAAGTTCTATATCGATGATCTACCAGTGCTGTTCCCATATCCTAAGATATATCCTGAACAGTATCATTATATGTGTGATTTAAAGAAGACGTTAGATGCTGGTGGTAATAGTATTCTAGAAATGCCCTCCGGAACAGGGAAAACCGTCTCTTTGTTGTCCCTGACCATCGCTTACCAGATGCATTATCCAGAACatagaaaaattatttattgttcACGTACCATGtcagaaattgaaaaggctCTAGTGGAATTAGAAAATCTGATGGATTACAGAGCTCGTGAATTAGGCCATCGTGAAAACTTTCGTGGTCTTGGTCTAACGTCAAGAAAGAACTTATGTTTACATCCAGTGGTTAgtaaagaaagaaagggGACCGTGGTGGATGAAAAATGTCGAAGGATGACAAATGGTGTTGCTAAACGGAAATTAGAACAAGACCCAAATGCTGATGCTGAGCTATGTGAATATCATGAGAACCTGTACAAGATGGAAGTGGGAGACTATCTTCCAAATGGTGTATTTTCGTTCgaaaaattgattaaatACTGTGAAGAAAGAACTATATGCCcatattttgttgttcGTAGAATGATTTCCATGTGCAATATCATGATTTATTCAtaccattatttattagatCCAAAGATTGCAGAGAGAGTTTCCAACGAAGTTTCTAAAGATAGTATTGTGATCTTTGACGAAGCACATAATATCGATAACGTTTGTATAGAATCATTGTCACTAGATTTAACAAATGATGTTCTTAGGAGAGCTACGAAAGGTGCAAATGCACTTGAGGAAAGAATTGATGACGTTCGTAAAGTGGATGCTCAAAAACTACAAGACGAATATGATAAGTTAGTGGAAGGTCTACATACGGCAGATATTCTCCCTGTTCAAGAGGAACCTTTTGTAGAAACTCCAGTTTTGTCTAAGGATTTATTGAAGGAAGCCATTCCTGGCAATATTAGAAGAGCAGAACATTTCGTctcatttttgaaaagactGATAGAGTATTTGAAGACAAGAATGAAGGTACTGCATGTCATTTCTGAAACTCCGAAGTCCTTCTTACAACATCTCAAACAACTAACTTTTATCGATAGGAAACCGTTACGGTTTTGTTCTGAACGTCTCTCTTTATTAGTTAGGACATTAGAAGTAACAGAGGTAGAAGATTTTACAgcattgaaagatattgCTACATTCGCAACTCTAATTTCGACATATGAGGATGGATTTTTACTCATTATCGAACCttatgaaattgaaaatgctGCTGTTCCAAATCCGATCATGAGGTTCACTTGTTTGGATGCATCTATCGCTATCAAGCCTGTGTTTGAGAGATTCTCTTCCGTAATAATTACGTCTGGTACCATCTCCCCACTAGACATGTATCCACGTAtgttgaattttgaaacagTTCTTCAGAAATCATATGCAATGACTTTAGCAAAGAAATCGTTTTTACCTATGATTGTAACAAAAGGTTCAGATCAAGTTGCAATTTCTTCTAGATTTGAAATCAGGAACGATCCAAGTATAGTTCGTAACTATGGGTCAATGCTGGTTGAATTTGCAAAGATTACGCCGGATGGTATGGttgttttctttccttcatATCTATATATGGAAAGTATTGTTTCCATGTGGCAAACAATGGGTATATTAGATGAAGTTTGGAAACATAAACTAATATTGGTGGAAACACCAGATGCACAAGAGACATCATTGGCCTTAGAAACATACAGAAAGGCATGCTCGAATGGTAGAGGAGCAATCTTGCTATCAGTTGCAAGAGGGAAGGTCTCAGAAGGTATCGATTTTGATCATCAGTATGGGAGAACTGTACTTATGATTGGTATCCCATTCCAATACACTGAATCACGTATCTTAAAGGCTCGTCTAGAATTCTTGAGAGAGAACTATCAGATTAGAGAAAACGACTTCTTATCTTTCGATGCAATGAGACATGCGGCTCAATGTCTGGGAAGAGTTTTAAGAGGGAAGGATGATTATGGGGTCATGGTCTTAGCTGATCGTAGATTTTCCAGAAAAAGAACGCAGTTGCCAAAATGGATAGCTCAGGGACTGTCAGATGCCGATTTGAATCTGTCAACAGATATGGCTATCTCAAACACAAAACAGTTTTTGAGGACAATGGCACAACCAGATGATCCAAAAGATCAAGAAGGTGTCTCTGTTTGGAGTTACGATGACCTAATGAAATACCAAACAGAAAGGAAAGAGAAGCAGGGTGCACATAATGGTGTGCTTGTCGATGGCGACCAAGATGGAGATATTGAAATGGCATAG
- the BRR2 gene encoding ATP-dependent RNA helicase BRR2 (ancestral locus Anc_8.238), producing MGVGLRRDIPDEEKELAKKAVNATLEKQEQRRIKKEKLNLRTSAEHISILDSESISQLAYQPSDKDNMAVYEEILEWVTNLFGNDIPHDIIVNTADILIQSIKEDELESDGFIEKRRESIEKDLGVIIEKSKFIALIKMIQNISDYHGTESNIDDSKAVTILANEDSDEDSAPQDEEMLLDEDEDEDEIPDDVEESEIPTKSQFTDINFFTNKEELLILNGNNDIGEKRKISDLPEETIGSEERKKLKIEEGEWRKEIINLDTLNFDQGSKLMTVTKVSLPEGSFKRVKPHYEEIHIPAPSKPTLDYDLIPISAFPKWTQNAFPSNETETLNAIQSKVFPAAFENDYNLLLCAPTGAGKTNVAILTILRSLSSFYNPNTKKLAIDKFKAVFIAPLKALVQEQVRELQRRLSYLGIKVAELTGDSRLTRQQINETHILVSTPEKWDVVTRKSEDTSFIQFVRLIIIDEIHLLHDERGPVIEAIVARTLWSNHLQTSPRIIGISATLPNYRDVGRFLRAPKEGIFYFDASFRPCPLTQQFCGITEQNSLKRLSAMNEACYDKVLETVSEGHQVIVFVHSRKETARTATWLKDRLHETDNIDKLRKSDAGSKEILKTESENIQDPNLKKLLTSGISIHHAGLSRNDRSLSEDLFADGLIQVLVSTATLAWGVNLPAHTVIIKGTEIYSPEKGTWQQLSPQDILQMLGRAGRPRYDTHGEGVIITNQTDVQYYLAVLNQQLPIESQFVSRLVDNLNAEVVSGSVRDIHNAVTWLSYTYLYIRMLESPILYKVEEYEKDTSLVNFREKIIHSALTILSSENLIVYDPISGAVEPTELGRIASYFYIKHSSIDEYNRDLSEHTSLIDVFRIFSMSDEFKYVSIRQEEKRELKELLERAPIPIKEEVEDPLGKINVLLQSYISKLKFEGFALNSDMIFIQQNAGRLLRAMYELCLKRGWSRSTKMLLNLCKSVDKRIWYTSSPLRQFSSCPMEVIKRAEASTLPWHDYLAFKTPAEVGRSIRSEKYGKLVYDLLRRFPQINLRCSIQPITPSLIRFDLELLPDWIWDRKIHGRGESFIIMLEDLDGNEMLYSDSVVITPELIGEEIMLDFSLQLTAAQQKKLPPNLYISVISENWMHCGNQIPVILETIHLPKKFPAPTQLLDVPLIPTSHLENDAFSSLFSFSSFNAIQSNVFDQIYNTDDNVLVSSVKGTGKTTLAEVALLNHWRQNKGRALYICPSQDQINKLSTNWSQKFSELGEGKVINKLGFDLTINLRAIAQSHVVLATPEQFNIVSRKWRQRKNIHRIELVIFDDLHEISHGTEGAVYEAIISRLLFMSAQLETSLRIIALSAPLANARDMSEWLGVNKINIFNFSPEVRNYPLEVHLQSFHGAEKTSFTTPMLKLAYETAFKRRFNDPSSIIYISSVEVLRSATEQIISLSNIDDWDMLNMSEGELSKYVEKISETRIKSLLLHGIGVIYEEMNVKDKKIIETLYAHGVLSFLLVTRQCYSCCPKSDLVTILGTQIFDGRSHRYVQYPVSELLEMVGSIKPKSKSTTAKVLILTDNNKKIYYKKFLSESMPTESFEYFYLHDLFLNEIGNKVLRNKQDCIDLITYSYFYRRIHANPSYYGVKDLSSVGISAYLTEIVENVVKDLVTSSFIEETETNEKDEVLTPLNGCLIASHNDISYHTLYLFSESLSSSSTLQDMLELLADATEFENIPIRRNDFNILMKLSSRLPLKFNGAKQDNSTSFKVFTLLQCYFSRTPIPIELKPDLQAVLRKAVRLVNAIIDILSGNGYLNATTAMDISQMLIQAVWDVDNPLRQIPHFDEDILEKCAKKKIETVYDIMALEDDEREEIMTMANEKLLDVAAFVNNYPNIALNYQIDTSESIHTGEMKKVNVQLTRDDEPESLTVESQEYPFEKLENWWLVLGEISTKDLLAIRKVSLSKETQTFELDFSIENPGQHNLTIWCVCDSYLDADKEVSFDIEVK from the coding sequence AAACAAGAACAACGAAGAATAAAAAAGGAGAAGCTCAACCTAAGGACCAGTGCTGAACATATTTCTATTCTCGATTCCGAATCAATATCACAATTGGCTTATCAGCCTTCCGATAAGGATAATATGGCGGTTTATGAAGAGATTCTGGAATGGGTCACCAATCTCTTTGGTAACGATATCCCACATGATATTATCGTTAATACGGCAGATATATTAATACAATCCATaaaggaagatgaattggaatcaGATGGCTTTATAGAAAAAAGGAGAgaatccattgaaaagGACCTTGGCgtcattattgaaaaatctaaATTCATAGCATTGataaaaatgattcaaAATATATCAGATTATCATGGTACAGAATCAAACATCGATGATAGTAAAGCTGTCACAATTCTGGCCAACGAAGATTCTGATGAGGATTCAGCACCGCAAGACGAAGAAATGTTACTAGACGAGGACGAGGATGAAGACGAGATTCCCGACGATGTCGAAGAAAGTGAAATCCCAACTAAATCTCAATTCACagatattaatttttttactaATAAAGAGGAATTATTAATACTAAATGGAAATAATGATATAGGGgaaaagaggaaaataaGCGATCTTCCTGAGGAAACTATTGGATCTgaggaaagaaagaaactaaaaatagaagaaggagaatggagaaaagaaataattaatcTTGATACACTTAATTTCGATCAAGGTTCAAAATTAATGACAGTGACCAAAGTTTCCCTTCCAGAAGGCTCATTTAAAAGAGTCAAACCACACTATGAAGAAATACACATACCAGCACCATCTAAACCAACTCTTGATTATGACCTTATTCCAATATCGGCTTTTCCAAAATGGACCCAAAACGCTTTTCCATCCAATGAGACAGAAACGCTAAATGCAATACAATCGAAGGTTTTCCCAGCTgcatttgaaaatgattatAATCTTTTACTTTGTGCACCAACAGGTGCAGGGAAAACTAATGTGGCTATCCTGACGATACTACGAAGTTTATCATCTTTCTACAACCCAAATACAAAGAAATTGGCCATTGACAAGTTCAAAGCTGTTTTTATTGCCCCATTGAAGGCTCTAGTCCAAGAGCAAGTTAGAGAACTGCAAAGGAGACTTTCTTATCTAGGTATTAAAGTTGCAGAGTTAACAGGTGACTCAAGATTAACCAGACAACAAATAAACGAGACTCATATTTTAGTGTCTACTCCTGAGAAATGGGATGTTGTCACTAGGAAATCCGAAGATACTtctttcattcaatttgtaAGACTTAtaattattgatgaaatccATCTATTGCATGATGAAAGAGGTCCTGTCATCGAGGCTATTGTTGCCAGAACGCTCTGGTCAAATCATTTGCAAACTTCTCCCAGAATAATAGGAATTTCTGCGACTCTGCCGAATTACAGAGACGTTGGTAGGTTCCTGCGAGCACCAAAGGAAGggatattttattttgacGCGTCTTTCAGACCATGTCCACTGACGCAGCAATTTTGTGGAATCACTGAACAAAATTCGTTAAAACGATTATCAGCTATGAATGAAGCCTGTTACGACAAAGTATTAGAAACTGTATCAGAAGGCCATCAAGTAATTGTTTTTGTACACTCTAGAAAGGAGACTGCCAGAACTGCAACCTGGCTAAAGGACCGTCTTCATGAAACtgataatattgataaaCTAAGAAAAAGTGATGCTGGTTCGAAAGAAATCTTGAAGACAGAATCAGAAAACATTCAAGatccaaatttgaaaaagctTTTAACATCAGGAATTAGTATACATCATGCAGGTCTGAGTAGAAATGACCGATCTCTCTCCGAGGATTTATTTGCAGATGGGTTGATTCAAGTTTTAGTATCAACTGCAACACTAGCATGGGGTGTGAACTTACCAGCACATACTGTAATAATTAAGGGCACTGAGATATACTCGCCTGAGAAGGGTACGTGGCAGCAACTTTCACCCCAagatattcttcaaatgctTGGAAGAGCTGGGAGGCCCCGTTATGATACACACGGTGAAGGTGTTATAATAACGAATCAGACAGATGTACAATACTACCTAGCCGTTCTGAACCAACAATTGCCTATTGAATCGCAGTTTGTTTCGCGTTTGGTGGATAATTTAAACGCAGAAGTAGTTTCTGGATCAGTAAGAGACATACACAATGCCGTGACGTGGCTGAGTTATACCTATCTATATATCCGGATGTTGGAGTCACCCATTTTGTATAAAGTGGAGGAGTATGAGAAAGATACATCATTAGTGAATTTCagagaaaaaattattcattctGCTTTAACTATTCTAAGTTCAGAAAATCTTATTGTTTATGATCCTATATCAGGGGCTGTGGAACCTACAGAACTTGGCCGCATTGCATCATACTTTTACATCAAACATTCATCGATTGACGAATATAATAGAGACCTTTCTGAACATACTTCCCTTATAGATGTATTCAGGATATTCTCGATGTCTGATGAATTTAAGTATGTATCTATCCGTCAAGAAGAGAAACGTGAACTGAAAGAACTTTTAGAGCGAGCACCAATACCGATCAAGGAAGAGGTTGAGGATCCACTAGGAAAGATTAACGTTCTATTACAATCGTACATTTCTAAACTAAAATTTGAAGGATTTGCATTAAATTCGGATATGATTtttattcaacaaaatGCAGGAAGACTCCTGAGAGCCATGTACGAACTATGCTTAAAGAGGGGTTGGTCAAGATCAACCAAGATGCTTCTTAACTTATGCAAATCAGTGGACAAAAGAATATGGTACACAAGCTCACCGTTAAGACAGTTTTCTAGCTGCCCTATGGAAGTCATAAAAAGAGCTGAAGCATCCACTCTACCATGGCATGATTATTTGGCTTTCAAAACACCAGCTGAAGTAGGCAGGTCAATAAGATCGGAGAAATATGGTAAGCTGGTTTACGATCTTCTGAGAAGATTTCctcaaataaatttgagATGCTCAATTCAACCGATTACACCTAGCCTGATAAGATTTGATTTGGAACTTCTTCCAGATTGGATATGGGACAGGAAAATACACGGTAGAGGAgaatcatttattattatgcTGGAGGATCTTGATGGTAATGAGATGTTGTATTCTGATTCTGTAGTTATTACGCCTGAATTAATAGGGGAAGAAATAATGCTAGACTTCTCTCTTCAATTAACAGCTGCTCAGCAGAAGAAGTTACCACCAAATCTGTACATCAGTGTTATATCTGAGAATTGGATGCATTGCGGAAATCAGATCCCAGTTATATTAGAGACTATCCACCTCCCAAAGAAGTTTCCCGCTCCTACACAATTACTGGATGTGCCCCTTATTCCAACCTCACACCTAGAAAATGATGCCTTTAGTAgcttattttctttctcgAGCTTCAATGCAATCCAAAGTAATGTATTTGACCAAATTTATAATACTGATGATAATGTGTTGGTTTCAAGTGTCAAGGGTACCGGTAAAACAACACTAGCTGAAGTAGCATTGCTGAACCACTGGAGACAAAATAAAGGTAGAGCATTATATATTTGTCCTTCACAAGACCAAATAAACAAGCTCTCAACAAATTGGAGCCAAAAATTCTCTGAATTGGGTGAAGGAAAAGTAATTAATAAGTTAGGGTTTGATTTAACAATTAATCTACGAGCCATTGCCCAAAGTCATGTGGTGTTAGCTACACCAGAACAATTTAACATAgtttcaagaaaatggagacaaaggaaaaatattcatcgGATAGAATTAGTTATATTCGATGATCTTCATGAAATTAGCCATGGAACTGAGGGTGCAGTATATGAGGCAATTATTTCTAGGCTACTGTTTATGTCCGCTCAATTAGAGACGAGCCTGAGAATCATTGCCTTGTCGGCACCCCTTGCGAACGCAAGAGACATGTCAGAATGGCTGGGGGTGAATAAGATtaacatttttaatttctcaCCTGAAGTAAGAAATTATCCACTGGAAGTTCATCTCCAATCGTTCCACGGTGCAGAAAAAACTTCATTTACAACGCCAATGTTAAAATTAGCGTATGAAACCGCCTTCAAAAGAAGATTCAACGATCCATCATCCATTATCTATATTTCATCAGTGGAAGTATTAAGGTCGGCCACAgaacaaataatttctttgtCCAATATCGATGATTGGGACATGCTTAACATGAGTGAAGGTGAGCTATCTAAATACGTCgaaaaaatttcagaaaccagaataaaatcattattacttCATGGTATTGGGGTAATATACGAAGAAATGAATGTGaaagataagaaaattattgaaacattaTATGCTCATGGAgttctttcatttttattggTAACCAGACAATGTTATTCGTGTTGTCCTAAGTCAGACTTGGTCACTATTTTGGGGACTCAAATCTTTGATGGTAGATCACATAGATACGTCCAATATCCAGTTTCAGAACTTCTCGAAATGGTTGGTTCTATTAAACCCAAATCCAAATCTACAACAGCCAAAGTTTTAATATTGACGGACAATAAcaagaagatttattacaagaaatttttatCGGAATCAATGCCTACAGAAAGTTTTGAATACTTTTATCTTCATGACTTATTTCTAAACGAAATAGGCAATAAAGTGTTGAGGAATAAACAAGACTGTATTGATCTAATAACGTACAGTTATTTTTATCGTCGTATTCACGCAAATCCCAGTTACTATGGTGTTAAAGATCTTTCTTCTGTTGGTATCTCTGCATATTTGACCGAAATTGTAGAAAATGTTGTCAAAGACTTAGTTACGAGTTctttcattgaagaaactgaaacaaatgaaaaagATGAAGTCTTAACTCCATTAAATGGGTGCCTAATTGCATCTCATAACGATATTTCTTACCACACGCTATATCTATTTAGTGAGTCACTATCTAGCAGCTCTACTCTACAAGATATGCTGGAACTGCTCGCAGACGCAACTGAGTTTGAAAACATACCTATTAGACGAAATGATTTCAATATACTAATGAAACTAAGTAGTAGATTGCCGTTGAAGTTTAATGGAGCTAAGCAGGATAATAGTACTTCGTTCAAGGTCTTTACTCTTCTTCAGTGCTATTTTTCAAGGACGCCAATACctattgaattgaaaccAGACCTACAAGCCGTCTTACGTAAAGCAGTTAGGCTGGTCAATGCTATTATAGATATTCTTTCCGGGAACGGTTATCTTAATGCAACGACTGCAATGGATATTTCTCAAATGCTAATTCAAGCCGTTTGGGATGTCGATAATCCCTTGAGGCAAATTCCCCATTTCGACGAAGACATCCTAGAAAAATGTgctaaaaagaaaattgaaacagTTTATGATATTATGGCCTTAGAGGATGACGAACGTGAGGAAATAATGACTATGGCAAATGAAAAACTATTGGATGTTGCCGCTTTTGTTAACAATTACCCTAATATTGcattaaattatcaaatcGATACTTCTGAATCAATTCACACTGGAGAAATGAAGAAGGTTAATGTACAACTAACAAGGGATGATGAGCCAGAGTCGTTAACTGTAGAATCTCAAGAATATCCATTTGAAAAGCTTGAAAACTGGTGGTTGGTTCTAGGGGAAATTTCAACGAAAGACCTTTTGGCAATAAGAAAAGTATCGCTATCAAAAGAGACCCAAACATTCGAACTAGATTTCTCGATCGAGAATCCAGGTCAGCATAATTTGACAATCTGGTGTGTATGTGATTCGTATCTTGATGCCGACAAAGAAGTTTCTTTTGATATTGAGGTCAAATAA